In one window of Desulforhabdus amnigena DNA:
- a CDS encoding glycosyltransferase produces the protein MILFIVLFAVFLLVLIGLVSWRWRRIASREPRVILTGGGTGGHVNPALAIAEGIKHRQPHTRFLYVGVRGKAEAVIVRRVGYPLVFVSSEGFPGLKPSFRTLRFLCRLSLGVAQSFFILFRFAPRWVIATGGYVSAPIIIATLILQALRLSPTKVFLHEQNSIPGQLNAFLGRWVDRVLLTFPQTLSFFKKNGVVVGYPVRGSIGIQSREEALANLSFKIPPGRQVIFAFGGSQGARTINRALVEALRYLLPHREHLFIIHGMGLNKSAEYDAVADTNARLEAMFQPEEIAQLNDFYYRQDYFHNIGDVYSVSDLIVCRSGAGSLNEISRLGKPAILIPKANLPGDHQVMNARAMKHAGAAEILFEDTIVEDGEVLEKLEGELLAERILRLLNNQERLAEMESLSRQFLRRNAVERILSELYQDKSYNNGTEGRSIPFQPLLTNNRLLQILNRAQQSNPKEYNPLDVVGDEDDLIYYRHRAAGLLSHKPWQDRNLGVKLIGLTLYLEKIPTLLHMLSDRTPAARIKRWFGGDFRQVGFIRRNIVHSLQVLNRMDPLVEEHLLKALEDPYFEVRSQACMAAAHFGPRLVGKEGWLQALMKCLNDPCFEVSVEAAKAIGEIGMDDRAVQVLIQLKESHYWQVRDAALKGLKRLLERRVIGPSPELLFQISSFILTATDFRPYFSIKETYQTLKKLCREREAEDLLYETPVLLPEQALRKRSS, from the coding sequence TTGATACTTTTCATTGTTCTTTTTGCTGTTTTTCTTTTGGTGCTGATCGGTCTGGTTTCCTGGCGCTGGCGCCGAATCGCTTCGCGTGAGCCGCGCGTGATTTTGACCGGCGGTGGAACGGGCGGGCATGTCAATCCGGCTCTTGCCATTGCGGAAGGAATCAAGCACCGGCAACCCCACACCCGTTTTCTTTACGTGGGAGTCCGGGGGAAGGCGGAAGCCGTCATTGTGCGTCGAGTGGGATACCCCCTCGTTTTTGTATCCTCTGAAGGCTTTCCGGGCTTGAAGCCATCGTTTCGAACTCTGAGATTCCTTTGTCGTCTCTCTCTTGGAGTCGCTCAATCCTTCTTCATTCTCTTTCGCTTCGCACCCAGGTGGGTCATCGCCACCGGCGGATACGTAAGCGCACCCATCATCATCGCCACCTTGATTCTCCAGGCATTGAGGCTCTCCCCTACGAAGGTCTTTCTTCACGAACAGAACAGTATTCCGGGACAGTTGAATGCCTTTTTGGGGCGGTGGGTGGACCGCGTGCTCCTGACCTTTCCCCAAACCCTCTCCTTTTTCAAAAAAAACGGAGTGGTCGTGGGATACCCCGTTCGCGGCTCCATCGGCATCCAATCCCGCGAGGAGGCTCTCGCAAACCTTTCTTTCAAGATCCCCCCTGGACGGCAGGTGATCTTCGCTTTCGGAGGCTCTCAGGGGGCCCGCACCATCAACCGTGCTCTTGTGGAAGCATTGCGCTACCTGCTGCCCCATCGTGAACACCTCTTCATCATTCACGGAATGGGCCTCAACAAATCAGCGGAATACGACGCCGTTGCCGATACAAACGCCCGCCTGGAAGCCATGTTCCAGCCCGAAGAAATAGCCCAGCTGAACGACTTTTATTATCGTCAGGACTATTTCCATAACATCGGGGACGTTTATTCCGTCAGCGACCTCATCGTCTGCCGCAGCGGAGCGGGCAGCCTGAATGAAATATCCCGCCTGGGAAAGCCGGCGATCCTCATCCCCAAAGCCAACCTTCCGGGAGACCACCAGGTCATGAATGCCCGTGCCATGAAGCACGCCGGAGCCGCGGAAATACTTTTCGAAGACACCATCGTGGAAGACGGGGAAGTCCTTGAAAAGCTGGAAGGCGAACTTCTTGCCGAACGCATTTTGCGTCTTTTGAACAACCAGGAAAGGCTCGCCGAAATGGAGTCTCTGAGCAGGCAGTTTTTGCGACGCAATGCGGTAGAGCGCATCTTGAGCGAACTTTACCAGGACAAGAGTTACAACAATGGAACGGAAGGCCGGTCGATCCCTTTCCAACCCCTGCTCACCAACAACAGGCTTTTGCAGATTCTAAACCGGGCACAACAATCCAATCCAAAGGAATACAATCCCCTGGACGTGGTGGGAGATGAAGACGATCTCATCTATTACCGGCATCGAGCTGCAGGACTGCTGAGCCATAAGCCATGGCAAGACCGGAACTTGGGCGTCAAGCTCATCGGACTGACTCTTTATCTGGAGAAAATCCCCACCCTCCTTCACATGCTTTCGGACCGCACCCCGGCGGCAAGAATCAAGAGATGGTTTGGCGGGGATTTCCGGCAGGTGGGGTTCATCCGGAGAAATATCGTTCACTCCCTCCAGGTCTTGAACCGGATGGATCCTCTGGTGGAAGAACATCTGCTCAAGGCCTTGGAAGATCCCTATTTCGAGGTCCGGTCCCAGGCCTGTATGGCTGCGGCGCATTTCGGCCCTCGGCTGGTGGGAAAGGAAGGCTGGCTGCAGGCCCTGATGAAATGCTTGAACGATCCCTGTTTTGAGGTCTCCGTCGAAGCAGCCAAGGCCATTGGCGAAATCGGAATGGATGACCGTGCGGTGCAGGTGCTGATCCAGCTGAAAGAATCCCACTACTGGCAGGTGCGCGACGCCGCCCTCAAAGGGCTGAAGCGCCTTCTTGAACGGAGGGTCATCGGTCCGTCTCCTGAACTTCTCTTTCAGATTTCATCCTTTATCCTGACGGCGACGGATTTTCGCCCCTACTTTTCCATCAAGGAGACTTACCAGACCCTCAAGAAATTGTGCCGAGAAAGAGAGGCTGAAGACTTATTGTACGAGACGCCTGTACTCTTACCCGAGCAAGCCCTAAGGAAGCGTTCGTCATGA
- the mraY gene encoding phospho-N-acetylmuramoyl-pentapeptide-transferase — MIYEIANFFIQMSESLPFFRLVNYITFRAIMAALTAVIFIFLFSRHFILFVHRRCLLDQVRETGIDSAFDKRGTPTMGGVLIIGAVLCSMVIWGNWRNPFLLCSLGGMLWFGLIGFYDDIAKVRRKSGDSGMSERSKLILQGIFGLIFAWICVGPYSPLGPELSTKLYIPFYKHPIIDLGPYLYGLFIFLFLIFVSNAVNITDGLDGLAITPTIFVVGVLGIFAYVEGNKIYSAYLYYPYLREAGELTIFGAAFVGAGLGFLWYNAYPAQIFMGDTGSLAIGGTMAVISVLLKQEMLFPLLGGLFISEAFTSQIQDKIGVRWVGRRIFYRAPLHHDLQHRGIAETKVVIRLWIVAGILALISLATLKLR; from the coding sequence ATGATTTACGAAATAGCTAACTTTTTCATTCAGATGTCCGAGAGTCTCCCCTTTTTCCGGTTGGTGAACTACATCACGTTTCGAGCCATCATGGCGGCTTTGACGGCGGTGATTTTCATCTTCCTTTTCAGCCGCCATTTTATTCTCTTCGTGCACCGGCGCTGCCTCCTGGACCAAGTCCGGGAAACGGGCATCGATTCCGCTTTCGACAAACGGGGCACACCCACCATGGGCGGTGTCCTCATCATCGGGGCGGTACTCTGTTCCATGGTGATCTGGGGGAACTGGCGCAATCCCTTTCTTCTCTGCTCCCTGGGGGGCATGCTCTGGTTCGGTCTCATCGGCTTTTATGACGATATCGCCAAGGTCAGGAGAAAGAGCGGGGACAGTGGAATGTCGGAGCGGTCCAAGCTCATCTTGCAGGGCATCTTCGGTCTCATTTTCGCCTGGATTTGCGTAGGGCCTTATTCGCCTCTGGGCCCCGAACTTTCCACCAAACTCTATATCCCCTTTTATAAACATCCCATCATCGATCTGGGTCCCTATCTCTATGGGTTGTTCATTTTCCTTTTCCTCATCTTCGTATCCAACGCGGTCAACATCACCGACGGCCTAGACGGTCTTGCCATTACCCCCACGATCTTCGTTGTAGGAGTATTGGGGATTTTCGCTTACGTGGAAGGCAACAAAATCTATTCAGCCTATCTCTACTATCCTTATCTCCGTGAAGCAGGCGAGCTCACGATCTTTGGGGCCGCTTTCGTGGGGGCCGGCCTGGGATTCCTCTGGTATAATGCCTATCCGGCCCAGATTTTCATGGGGGATACGGGTTCCCTGGCCATCGGCGGTACCATGGCGGTGATTTCCGTACTCCTCAAACAGGAAATGCTTTTTCCTCTGCTGGGCGGACTCTTCATTTCCGAAGCCTTCACCAGCCAGATTCAGGATAAAATCGGAGTGCGATGGGTGGGGAGGCGCATCTTCTACCGCGCCCCCCTCCATCACGATCTACAGCACAGGGGGATCGCCGAAACCAAGGTCGTGATCCGTCTTTGGATCGTAGCGGGAATCCTGGCATTGATCTCTCTGGCTACCTTGAAGCTCCGTTAA
- a CDS encoding L-threonylcarbamoyladenylate synthase, whose protein sequence is MLTTPVWKIDPQQPEPLWITHAAALILKGGVIIYPTETFYGLGGHPGMKAAIERIFRIKERDFNKPLPLIAAHMEAVREAVGSLPPAAEKLAAAFWPGPLTLVLPLASRLPSMLHAATGKIAVRISPHPVARDLAAAVGGLLIATSANAAGRPACRDPEEIPAPLIRQVDGLLDAGSLPGGAPSTIVDVSVEPPRLVRDGVLPWEEIRELMAHGS, encoded by the coding sequence ATGTTGACGACCCCTGTGTGGAAAATCGATCCCCAGCAGCCTGAGCCGCTATGGATCACCCATGCAGCTGCGTTGATTTTGAAGGGTGGTGTAATCATTTATCCCACCGAAACTTTCTACGGCCTCGGCGGACATCCCGGGATGAAAGCAGCTATCGAACGCATTTTCCGCATCAAGGAAAGAGACTTCAACAAGCCTCTTCCCCTCATCGCGGCTCATATGGAAGCGGTCCGAGAAGCCGTGGGAAGCTTGCCTCCTGCAGCAGAAAAGCTGGCTGCAGCTTTCTGGCCGGGCCCTCTTACGCTCGTTCTGCCCCTCGCCTCACGACTGCCCTCCATGCTGCATGCCGCTACGGGAAAGATTGCCGTTCGCATTTCCCCCCACCCCGTTGCAAGGGATCTCGCAGCGGCAGTGGGGGGGCTTTTGATTGCAACCAGCGCCAACGCGGCAGGCCGCCCCGCATGCCGTGATCCTGAAGAAATACCTGCACCGCTTATCCGTCAGGTCGATGGATTGCTTGACGCAGGCAGCCTTCCCGGCGGGGCGCCTTCGACCATTGTGGATGTAAGTGTCGAACCTCCACGCCTTGTGCGCGACGGTGTTTTGCCGTGGGAAGAGATAAGAGAGCTCATGGCTCATGGCTCATAG